The following coding sequences are from one Roseburia hominis A2-183 window:
- a CDS encoding ATP-binding protein: MYQRTIEELQKDEREKVIIDIRREADFLRETYPGAKHIYWEEFEAHKDEVPKDCPVYLICYTGERSDELARELLEEGYEVYSVQGGYRAYLRMKLLESMEQTKAPDAEEKNLDRCSEIERSIVKKFRKEIWRKFTKAINEYELIQDGDKIAVCISGGKDSMLMAKLFQELERHGKKNFEVVFLVMNPGYNEINYETIVNNARILNVPITVFTSEIFDIVAGEEESPCYLCARMRRGHLYSKAKELGCNKIALGHHFDDVIETILMGMLYGAQVQTMMPKLHSTNFPGMELIRPLYLVREEDIIHWMNYNDLHFIQCACRFTESCASCGGTEKGSKRAEIKDLIRELRKKNPYIEKNIFRSVENVNLNTVIGYKKDGVRHHFLDEYDKA, encoded by the coding sequence ATGTATCAGAGAACCATAGAAGAACTGCAGAAGGACGAGCGGGAAAAAGTAATCATAGACATCCGCAGAGAAGCTGATTTTTTGAGAGAGACATATCCGGGAGCAAAGCATATCTACTGGGAGGAGTTTGAGGCGCATAAGGACGAGGTGCCCAAGGACTGCCCGGTCTACCTGATCTGCTATACGGGAGAGCGCAGCGACGAGCTGGCGCGCGAGCTTTTAGAGGAGGGTTATGAGGTATACAGTGTGCAGGGCGGATACCGTGCGTACCTGCGCATGAAGCTGTTAGAATCCATGGAACAGACAAAAGCGCCGGATGCCGAAGAGAAGAACCTGGACCGCTGCAGCGAGATCGAGCGCAGCATTGTCAAAAAGTTCCGCAAAGAGATCTGGCGGAAGTTCACAAAGGCGATCAACGAATACGAGCTGATCCAGGACGGTGACAAGATCGCCGTCTGTATTTCCGGAGGAAAAGATTCCATGTTGATGGCGAAGCTGTTTCAGGAGCTGGAGCGCCACGGCAAGAAGAATTTCGAGGTGGTATTCCTCGTCATGAATCCGGGGTACAATGAGATCAACTACGAGACGATCGTAAACAACGCCAGAATCTTAAACGTCCCGATCACGGTATTTACTTCCGAGATCTTTGACATTGTGGCGGGTGAGGAGGAATCTCCGTGCTACCTGTGCGCGCGCATGCGCAGAGGGCATCTCTACAGCAAGGCAAAGGAGCTCGGCTGCAACAAGATTGCGCTGGGGCATCATTTTGATGATGTGATCGAGACCATCCTTATGGGAATGCTTTACGGGGCGCAGGTACAGACGATGATGCCGAAGCTGCACAGTACGAACTTCCCGGGGATGGAGCTGATCCGTCCGCTGTATCTGGTGCGCGAGGAGGACATCATCCACTGGATGAATTACAATGACCTGCACTTTATTCAGTGTGCCTGCCGTTTCACGGAAAGCTGTGCTTCCTGCGGCGGTACGGAGAAGGGTTCCAAGCGCGCGGAGATCAAGGATCTGATCCGGGAGCTTCGCAAGAAGAATCCTTACATTGAGAAGAATATCTTCCGCAGTGTGGAGAACGTCAACCTGAACACTGTGATCGGTTATAAAAAAGATGGTGTCCGCCATCATTTTCTGGATGAATATGACAAAGCATAA
- a CDS encoding tRNA threonylcarbamoyladenosine dehydratase — MLNQFSRTELLLGKEAMERLSRARVAVFGIGGVGGYTVEALVRSGVGAIDLIDDDKVCLTNLNRQIIATRSTVGKYKVEVMRDRILDINPDCKVEVHKCFYLPETRDEFDFSSYSYVVDAVDTVTAKIALVMQAQETGTPIISSMGAGNKLNPAMFEVADIYKTSVCPLAKVMRRELKKRGVKKLKVVYSREQPVTPIEDMSISCRAHCICPPGAKHKCTERRAIPGSNAFVPSVAGLIIASEVIKDLAAE, encoded by the coding sequence ATGTTAAATCAATTTTCCAGAACAGAATTATTATTAGGAAAAGAGGCTATGGAGCGGCTCTCGCGTGCGAGGGTCGCTGTTTTTGGCATTGGCGGTGTGGGAGGCTACACCGTAGAGGCGCTGGTGCGCAGCGGTGTGGGAGCTATCGATCTGATCGACGATGATAAGGTCTGCCTCACCAATCTGAACCGTCAGATCATTGCAACGCGCAGCACCGTAGGGAAATATAAGGTGGAGGTCATGCGGGACCGCATCCTCGACATTAACCCGGACTGTAAGGTGGAGGTGCACAAGTGCTTCTATCTGCCGGAGACGAGAGACGAGTTCGATTTTTCGAGCTATTCGTACGTCGTGGACGCAGTCGATACCGTGACGGCAAAGATTGCGCTGGTCATGCAGGCGCAGGAGACAGGAACGCCGATCATCAGCAGCATGGGCGCCGGCAATAAGCTGAATCCGGCAATGTTTGAGGTGGCGGACATCTATAAGACGTCGGTCTGCCCGCTGGCGAAGGTTATGCGCCGCGAGCTCAAAAAGCGCGGGGTGAAGAAACTGAAGGTGGTATATTCCAGGGAGCAGCCGGTCACGCCGATCGAGGATATGTCGATCAGCTGCCGTGCACACTGCATCTGCCCGCCGGGAGCAAAGCATAAATGTACGGAGCGCCGTGCGATTCCGGGTTCCAACGCATTTGTGCCATCGGTGGCAGGATTGATCATTGCATCGGAGGTCATCAAGGACCTTGCGGCAGAATAG
- the nadA gene encoding quinolinate synthase NadA yields MEAERAKRIKELQKEKDVVILAHYYVDGAVQEIADYVGDSFYLSKVATKVPQKTILFAGVTFMGESAKILNPDKTVVMADECADCPMAHMITADRIAEVREEYEDLAVVCYVNSTAEIKAVSDVCVTSSNAVKVVSNIPQKNIFFVPDNNLGRYVAEKLPEKHFIFHDGFCHVHKSIHAAELQAAKDACPDALVLTHPECTEDVVAMSDFVGSTSEIIDFATQSDCKKFIICTEMGVFFELQQKNPDKKFYSVGHRQFCPNMKKVTIDKVEQVLEKLGSGELEEITLSDEILTRAAKPLQRMLELAK; encoded by the coding sequence ATGGAAGCAGAGAGAGCGAAGCGGATCAAGGAATTGCAGAAAGAGAAGGATGTTGTCATTCTTGCGCATTATTATGTGGACGGCGCCGTGCAGGAGATTGCCGATTATGTGGGTGATTCCTTTTATCTGAGCAAGGTTGCGACGAAGGTGCCGCAGAAGACGATTCTGTTTGCCGGAGTGACGTTTATGGGTGAGAGCGCGAAGATCTTAAACCCGGATAAGACGGTTGTGATGGCGGACGAGTGTGCGGACTGCCCGATGGCACATATGATTACGGCAGACCGGATCGCGGAAGTGAGAGAGGAATACGAAGATCTGGCAGTGGTCTGCTATGTGAACTCCACGGCGGAGATTAAGGCGGTATCGGATGTGTGCGTGACTTCCTCCAACGCGGTAAAAGTCGTGTCCAACATTCCGCAGAAGAATATTTTCTTCGTGCCGGACAACAACCTCGGCAGATATGTGGCGGAAAAGCTGCCGGAGAAGCATTTCATTTTCCACGACGGCTTCTGCCATGTGCATAAGAGCATTCACGCGGCAGAGCTGCAGGCGGCAAAGGATGCCTGTCCGGACGCACTGGTGCTGACGCACCCGGAGTGTACCGAGGACGTGGTTGCGATGTCCGATTTCGTGGGAAGCACGTCTGAGATTATTGATTTTGCGACGCAGAGCGACTGCAAAAAGTTCATCATCTGCACGGAGATGGGCGTATTCTTTGAACTGCAGCAGAAGAATCCGGATAAGAAGTTCTATTCGGTGGGACACAGACAGTTCTGCCCGAACATGAAGAAAGTGACGATCGATAAAGTCGAGCAGGTGCTTGAGAAGCTCGGCAGCGGAGAACTTGAGGAGATCACGCTCTCCGACGAGATCCTGACCCGTGCCGCAAAGCCGCTGCAGCGCATGTTGGAACTTGCAAAATAA
- the cysK gene encoding cysteine synthase A produces MSKIAESALDLIGNTPLLKLNRYSAEAGVKDATILGKLEYLNPAGSVKDRIALAMIEDAEKKGILKPGATIIEPTSGNTGIGLAAVAAAKGYHAILTLPDTMSVERRNLLAAYGAELVLTEGAKGMKGAIAKAEELKESTPGAVILGQFVNPANPAAHKATTGPEIWEQTDGKVDIFVAGVGTGGTVTGVGEYLKEKNPNVKIVAVEPATSPVLSKGTPGAHKIQGIGAGFVPDVLNTKVYDEVITIENDDAFTEGRAFARSEGILVGISSGAALKAAAILAARPENKGKTIVALLPDSGDRYLSTSLFAKN; encoded by the coding sequence ATGAGTAAAATTGCTGAGAGCGCACTGGACCTGATTGGAAACACACCTTTATTAAAGCTGAACCGCTACTCTGCGGAAGCAGGCGTAAAGGACGCAACGATCCTGGGAAAGCTGGAGTATTTAAACCCGGCAGGATCGGTAAAGGATCGTATCGCACTGGCGATGATCGAGGATGCGGAGAAGAAGGGCATCTTAAAACCGGGCGCAACCATTATTGAGCCGACCTCCGGCAACACAGGTATCGGACTTGCAGCAGTTGCTGCGGCAAAGGGCTACCATGCCATCCTGACATTGCCGGATACGATGAGCGTAGAGCGCAGAAACCTTCTGGCGGCATACGGCGCAGAACTGGTACTGACAGAGGGCGCGAAGGGCATGAAGGGCGCCATTGCCAAGGCAGAGGAATTAAAGGAGTCCACACCGGGCGCTGTGATCTTAGGACAGTTCGTGAACCCGGCAAACCCGGCGGCGCACAAGGCAACCACAGGACCGGAGATCTGGGAGCAGACAGACGGTAAGGTTGATATCTTTGTAGCAGGCGTAGGTACCGGTGGAACGGTAACCGGTGTCGGCGAGTACTTAAAGGAGAAGAACCCGAACGTGAAGATCGTTGCGGTAGAGCCGGCGACCAGCCCGGTATTATCCAAGGGCACACCGGGTGCACATAAGATTCAGGGTATCGGCGCAGGATTTGTTCCGGATGTACTCAACACCAAGGTGTACGATGAAGTCATCACGATCGAGAACGACGACGCATTTACAGAGGGAAGAGCGTTTGCACGTAGCGAAGGTATCCTCGTAGGTATCTCTTCCGGCGCAGCATTAAAGGCGGCAGCCATTCTGGCTGCAAGACCGGAGAACAAGGGCAAGACGATCGTGGCTCTGCTTCCGGATTCCGGAGACAGATATCTGTCCACCTCCCTGTTTGCAAAGAACTAG
- a CDS encoding DUF3021 domain-containing protein has product MKKKVLLRGLFGIPTGIAIGYVITVMMSAFWGDGSYYPCVPAFVDAMGSEIRAVVVQTVLCGLVGMVYAAGSVVWEVDRWSLAGQTAAYFLITLGSVLPVAYAAYWMERSVAGVLSYVAIFCAIFAGIWIFQYLGWCAKINRINKKIALDK; this is encoded by the coding sequence ATGAAAAAGAAAGTGTTACTGAGAGGACTGTTCGGAATTCCAACCGGGATTGCGATCGGCTATGTGATCACGGTCATGATGTCGGCATTCTGGGGCGACGGCAGCTACTATCCGTGTGTGCCCGCGTTTGTGGACGCGATGGGGAGTGAGATACGGGCAGTTGTGGTGCAGACGGTGCTGTGTGGTCTGGTTGGCATGGTGTATGCGGCGGGATCGGTCGTGTGGGAAGTGGATCGCTGGAGTCTTGCCGGTCAGACGGCGGCGTATTTTCTGATTACACTCGGCTCGGTGCTTCCGGTGGCGTATGCGGCATACTGGATGGAGCGCAGCGTCGCGGGCGTGCTTAGCTACGTCGCAATCTTTTGTGCGATCTTCGCCGGAATCTGGATTTTCCAGTATCTTGGATGGTGCGCCAAAATAAATCGTATAAATAAGAAAATAGCGCTTGACAAATAA
- a CDS encoding LytTR family DNA-binding domain-containing protein, which produces MKINIELDKALEETEVLIRAAKMTEEVNGILKKLEEPSVQMISGFAGDTLEILEQADIIRVYAAKGKVYAVTAKGEYLLRMRLYEAEERLDQTRFVRISNSEIINLKMAKRFDLSFSGTICVNLAGGQTAYVSRRYVAKIKRLLGI; this is translated from the coding sequence GTGAAAATCAATATTGAACTGGACAAAGCACTGGAGGAGACTGAGGTACTGATCCGGGCAGCGAAAATGACAGAGGAAGTCAACGGAATCCTAAAAAAACTGGAGGAGCCGTCGGTACAGATGATCTCCGGTTTTGCGGGAGACACACTGGAGATACTGGAGCAGGCGGACATTATCCGTGTGTATGCGGCAAAAGGAAAAGTCTACGCGGTGACGGCAAAGGGCGAATATCTGCTTCGGATGCGGCTTTACGAGGCGGAGGAACGGCTGGATCAGACGCGTTTCGTACGGATCTCAAATTCGGAGATCATCAATCTGAAAATGGCAAAACGGTTTGACCTGAGTTTTTCGGGTACGATCTGCGTGAACCTCGCGGGAGGGCAGACGGCTTACGTCTCGCGCAGATATGTGGCAAAGATCAAGCGGCTGCTGGGAATATGA
- a CDS encoding MalY/PatB family protein produces MAEKNLDFDTVIDRTHTNSLKYDFAVQRGKPKDVLPLWVADMDFQVSSYIQEALSGNVAHGIFGYSEVEGSYFEAVAGWMSRHYGWNVEETWLVKTPGIVFALAQAVRAFTEPGDAVLLQQPVYYPFSQVIRDNGRKIVDNTLVQGEDGRYRIDFTDFEEKIRSCKVKLFFLCNPHNPVGRVWTKEELLRLGDICERYGVIVVSDEIHADFVFEGSHQVLAGLEESYRKFVVTCTAPSKTFNLAGLQVSNIFIPDDALRRKFEQAVGASGYSQLNTMGLVACEAAYRHGEEWYEAVKAYIRENLAYAQHFLEEQIPQVKAVEPEGTYLLWVDFRSLGLSRRELEDLIVKKAGLWLDSGDIFGAAGRGFERINVACPRSVLSEALERLARAVRECVK; encoded by the coding sequence ATGGCAGAGAAAAATCTGGATTTTGACACGGTCATTGACCGGACACATACCAATTCACTCAAATATGATTTTGCGGTACAGCGGGGAAAGCCGAAGGACGTGCTGCCGCTTTGGGTTGCCGACATGGATTTCCAGGTTTCTTCCTATATACAGGAGGCGCTCTCTGGCAACGTGGCGCACGGCATCTTCGGCTACAGCGAGGTGGAAGGCAGCTACTTTGAGGCGGTTGCGGGCTGGATGAGTCGGCATTACGGATGGAACGTGGAGGAAACCTGGCTGGTCAAGACGCCGGGGATTGTTTTTGCGCTGGCACAGGCGGTGCGGGCGTTCACCGAGCCGGGTGACGCGGTGCTGCTGCAGCAGCCGGTCTACTATCCGTTTTCGCAGGTAATCCGCGATAACGGCAGGAAGATTGTGGATAACACGCTCGTGCAGGGAGAGGACGGAAGATACCGGATCGATTTTACGGATTTTGAAGAAAAAATACGCAGCTGTAAGGTGAAGCTCTTTTTCCTCTGCAACCCGCACAACCCGGTCGGCCGGGTGTGGACAAAGGAGGAGCTTCTGCGGCTGGGTGACATCTGCGAGCGGTACGGAGTGATTGTGGTCAGCGATGAAATCCACGCGGATTTCGTCTTTGAGGGATCGCATCAGGTGCTGGCGGGACTCGAGGAAAGCTACCGGAAATTTGTGGTGACCTGCACGGCGCCGAGCAAGACCTTTAACCTTGCGGGACTTCAGGTCTCCAATATTTTTATCCCGGATGATGCGCTGCGGCGGAAGTTCGAGCAGGCGGTCGGGGCGTCCGGCTACAGCCAGCTTAACACCATGGGGCTTGTGGCATGTGAGGCGGCGTACCGGCACGGCGAAGAGTGGTATGAAGCGGTGAAAGCATATATCCGTGAGAATCTTGCCTATGCGCAGCATTTTCTGGAAGAACAGATTCCGCAGGTAAAGGCGGTGGAGCCGGAGGGAACGTATCTGCTGTGGGTGGATTTCCGGAGTCTGGGACTCTCAAGGAGGGAACTGGAGGATCTGATTGTAAAAAAGGCTGGACTGTGGCTGGATTCCGGTGACATCTTCGGCGCGGCGGGAAGAGGCTTCGAGCGGATCAATGTGGCATGCCCGCGCAGCGTGCTTTCGGAGGCGTTAGAGCGGCTCGCGCGTGCAGTGCGGGAATGTGTCAAATGA
- a CDS encoding GDSL-type esterase/lipase family protein, producing the protein MKQILCFGDSNTYGLIPGTKDRYDWDTRWSGRIGQRLWEDGCRIVEEGLCGRTTVFDDPLRDGRRGTELLSVILETHKPVDVVVLMLGTNDCKTMYDTSAEVIGRGVERLLDQIRSSIPDSKILLMSPIALGEGVGEAGYDPEFDESSVAVSKRLPEVYRRIAHERGISFLAASAYAKPSEEDREHMNEEGHAALAEAVYAKLKEMLAGEKENAQIPA; encoded by the coding sequence ATGAAACAGATATTATGCTTTGGAGATTCAAATACATACGGATTGATACCGGGAACGAAGGATCGCTATGACTGGGACACCCGCTGGAGCGGACGGATCGGGCAGCGGCTGTGGGAGGATGGCTGCCGCATTGTCGAGGAAGGACTGTGCGGACGGACGACGGTTTTTGATGATCCGTTGCGGGATGGCAGACGGGGAACGGAGCTTTTATCTGTGATCTTAGAGACGCATAAGCCGGTTGATGTGGTTGTGCTGATGCTCGGGACGAACGACTGCAAGACGATGTACGATACATCGGCGGAGGTAATCGGGAGAGGCGTGGAGCGGCTGCTCGACCAGATCAGAAGCAGCATCCCGGACAGTAAGATTCTTTTGATGTCGCCGATCGCACTCGGCGAGGGCGTTGGCGAGGCAGGGTACGATCCCGAATTTGATGAGAGCTCCGTTGCGGTGTCAAAGCGGCTGCCGGAGGTTTACCGGCGGATCGCGCATGAGCGGGGCATTTCGTTTCTGGCGGCATCCGCATATGCAAAGCCAAGTGAGGAAGACAGAGAGCACATGAATGAGGAAGGGCATGCCGCGCTGGCGGAGGCAGTGTATGCAAAGTTAAAGGAAATGCTCGCCGGAGAGAAAGAGAACGCACAGATCCCGGCCTAG
- a CDS encoding carbon starvation CstA family protein, whose amino-acid sequence MNGLVIILIGIVALGAGYLFYGRWLAKKWGIDPNAKTPAYTHEDGEDYVPSSRFTVFSHQFSSIAGAGPVTGPILASVFGWVPVLLWLIIGGLFFGAVQDFGALYASVKNEGKSMGMIIEKYIGKTGRKLFMLFCWLFTLLVIAAFTDMVAGTFVGKGVDGMTAETSYANSAAASISMLFIVVAVVFGLIQKHVGKMNEVVKAVVAIALLVAMFAVGMALPICTTKSAWIYIVMAYLFLASVMPMWLLMQPRDYMTTFMLLGMIIGAVVGVLVAHPAMQLNAFNGFTVNGSSLFPTLFVTIACGAVSGFHSLVSSGTSSKTISNEKDMPMVGYGAMVVESLLGIVSLVVVGAVAVNGTKPDGTPFAIFSSGVAGFLEKFGLPVQVATVFMTMCVSALALTSLDSVARIGRMSFQELFYGDTTDPAKMSPLQRVLTNKYFATVITLFFGYLLTLGGYNNVWPLFGSANQLLAALVLIALAVFLKTTGRTGWTLYIPMFAMLAVTFTALIQKTIALVKNIAGGQATFLVDGLQFIVAVLLMVLGVLVAFSCLKKLFGKSSAGQAA is encoded by the coding sequence ATGAATGGTTTAGTGATTATCTTAATCGGAATCGTAGCACTGGGTGCCGGCTACCTCTTTTACGGGCGCTGGCTGGCAAAGAAATGGGGCATTGATCCAAACGCCAAGACTCCTGCTTACACCCATGAGGACGGGGAGGATTACGTACCGTCTTCCAGATTTACTGTGTTTTCTCATCAGTTTTCTTCCATCGCAGGAGCGGGGCCTGTCACCGGTCCGATCTTAGCCTCCGTATTCGGCTGGGTGCCGGTACTCTTGTGGCTGATCATCGGTGGTCTGTTTTTCGGCGCGGTACAGGATTTCGGTGCGCTGTATGCCTCGGTCAAAAATGAGGGCAAGTCGATGGGTATGATTATTGAAAAATATATCGGCAAGACCGGACGGAAGCTCTTCATGCTGTTCTGCTGGCTGTTTACCCTGCTTGTCATTGCAGCGTTCACGGACATGGTTGCCGGTACGTTCGTCGGAAAAGGCGTGGACGGCATGACTGCCGAGACCTCCTACGCAAACTCCGCCGCTGCTTCCATCTCCATGCTCTTTATCGTCGTCGCCGTTGTCTTCGGTCTGATCCAGAAGCATGTCGGCAAGATGAATGAAGTGGTAAAAGCGGTTGTTGCAATCGCGCTGCTCGTTGCCATGTTTGCAGTGGGTATGGCACTTCCGATCTGCACCACCAAATCCGCCTGGATCTACATTGTCATGGCGTATCTGTTTCTGGCATCCGTCATGCCGATGTGGCTTCTCATGCAGCCGCGTGATTATATGACAACGTTCATGCTGCTCGGCATGATCATCGGCGCGGTGGTCGGCGTTCTCGTCGCTCATCCTGCCATGCAGTTAAACGCTTTTAACGGCTTTACCGTAAACGGCAGCAGCCTTTTCCCGACGCTGTTCGTCACGATCGCCTGCGGTGCCGTCTCCGGTTTCCACAGCCTGGTCTCCTCGGGAACGTCCTCCAAGACGATCAGCAACGAAAAAGATATGCCGATGGTCGGCTACGGCGCCATGGTCGTAGAATCTCTGCTCGGCATTGTCTCCCTTGTCGTTGTCGGCGCTGTCGCCGTAAACGGAACCAAACCGGACGGAACTCCGTTCGCCATCTTCTCCTCCGGCGTTGCCGGTTTCCTTGAGAAGTTTGGTCTTCCGGTACAGGTTGCCACGGTCTTCATGACCATGTGCGTCTCCGCGCTTGCGCTGACATCTCTGGATTCCGTCGCACGTATCGGGCGTATGTCCTTCCAGGAACTGTTCTACGGCGACACGACCGATCCAGCAAAAATGTCTCCGCTGCAGCGCGTGCTGACAAACAAATATTTTGCCACGGTCATCACCCTGTTCTTCGGCTATCTGCTGACACTCGGCGGATATAACAATGTATGGCCGCTGTTCGGTTCCGCGAACCAGCTTCTCGCCGCACTCGTCCTGATCGCACTGGCAGTCTTCTTAAAGACAACCGGACGCACCGGCTGGACGCTCTACATACCGATGTTTGCCATGCTCGCCGTGACGTTCACCGCACTCATCCAGAAGACGATCGCTCTGGTGAAAAACATCGCGGGCGGTCAGGCGACATTCCTCGTCGACGGACTGCAGTTCATCGTTGCCGTACTTTTAATGGTGCTCGGCGTTCTGGTTGCCTTCAGCTGCTTAAAGAAGCTGTTTGGAAAGAGCAGTGCCGGTCAGGCGGCATAA
- a CDS encoding DUF6440 family protein yields MAKDQRFEKVYSQGTMTTTEIWVDKETGVNYVFHASGYAGGMTPLLDRDGKPVISPVINE; encoded by the coding sequence ATGGCAAAGGACCAGAGATTTGAAAAGGTTTATTCCCAGGGAACGATGACGACCACGGAAATCTGGGTGGACAAGGAAACTGGCGTGAATTATGTGTTTCACGCAAGCGGATATGCGGGAGGAATGACGCCGCTTCTGGACCGCGACGGAAAGCCGGTCATTTCGCCGGTGATAAATGAATAA
- a CDS encoding MFS transporter, whose product MYIFLLILIYIAFISLGLPDSLLGSGWPVMHTELGVPVSYMGIVSMVISGGTIISSLLSDKLTRKFGTRIVTVASVFLTVIALFGFSFSSRFWMLIVFAVPYGLGAGAIDAALNNYIALHYKAKHMSWLHCFWGVGTIVSPFIMSYALANRTWNSGYRMVGLIQLGIALLLLVTLPVWNVNQSTSREDGKSVGLTGALKIKGVPFLLLGFFAYCAAEATTMQWASTYFVEVKGIAADRAAGFAALFYIGITAGRFISGIITDRLGDRKMILLGTGILVCGIFILCLPVKSYTVAFAAFLVIGLGCAPIYPCIIHSTPYNFGAENSGAIIGIQMASAYVGSTFIPPLFGLLGNAVSFSILPVYLLGFVVLMITMVETTFRITRKEKVVKI is encoded by the coding sequence ATGTACATATTTTTGCTAATCTTAATTTATATCGCTTTTATCAGCCTGGGCTTACCGGATTCACTTCTGGGATCCGGCTGGCCGGTGATGCATACCGAACTCGGCGTGCCGGTGTCCTATATGGGCATCGTATCTATGGTTATCTCTGGCGGAACAATTATCTCGAGTCTTCTTTCTGATAAGCTGACCAGAAAATTCGGCACGAGAATCGTAACCGTTGCCAGTGTTTTTCTTACGGTCATTGCGCTGTTCGGCTTTTCCTTTTCCAGCCGGTTCTGGATGCTGATTGTTTTTGCTGTTCCTTACGGGTTGGGAGCGGGAGCCATTGACGCAGCACTTAACAACTATATCGCGCTTCATTATAAAGCGAAGCATATGAGCTGGCTGCATTGCTTCTGGGGCGTCGGTACCATCGTCAGTCCGTTCATTATGAGCTATGCATTGGCAAACAGGACATGGAACAGCGGTTATCGCATGGTTGGGCTGATACAGCTTGGCATTGCACTGCTTCTGCTTGTTACTCTGCCGGTATGGAATGTGAACCAGAGTACATCCCGGGAGGACGGAAAAAGTGTAGGTCTAACCGGTGCGCTTAAGATCAAGGGGGTTCCGTTTCTTTTGCTTGGATTTTTCGCTTACTGTGCTGCAGAAGCTACGACTATGCAGTGGGCAAGTACCTATTTTGTTGAGGTAAAAGGGATTGCTGCAGATCGTGCGGCCGGTTTTGCCGCGCTGTTCTATATAGGGATTACTGCCGGAAGATTCATCAGCGGAATCATTACCGATCGGCTTGGCGACCGTAAAATGATTTTGCTGGGAACCGGTATTCTTGTCTGCGGGATTTTTATCCTGTGCCTTCCGGTGAAGTCCTATACGGTCGCGTTTGCAGCTTTTCTTGTGATAGGTCTGGGGTGTGCGCCTATTTACCCGTGCATTATCCATTCCACACCATATAATTTCGGGGCGGAAAATTCGGGAGCGATTATTGGAATCCAGATGGCAAGCGCTTATGTCGGTTCGACGTTTATTCCGCCGCTGTTCGGACTCCTCGGCAATGCGGTATCTTTTTCCATCCTGCCGGTCTATCTGCTGGGGTTTGTTGTCCTGATGATTACGATGGTGGAGACAACATTCCGCATCACCCGCAAGGAAAAAGTTGTAAAAATATAA
- a CDS encoding HI0074 family nucleotidyltransferase substrate-binding subunit: protein MDAKFDRRFQSFCNSLDALAEARERDLTDSFVLSGTSAKFSITFDLSWKVMKDILVQYYAITGFVTGSPRDVLREAFKANLISDDTWMDMLKVRNELAHDYDSEIVKTYCNTIVKEYIASQPDHILSIL from the coding sequence ATGGACGCGAAATTTGACAGACGGTTTCAATCATTTTGCAATTCGCTGGATGCTTTGGCGGAGGCCAGGGAAAGAGATCTTACGGATTCCTTTGTATTAAGCGGAACCAGTGCAAAATTTAGTATTACTTTTGATTTATCGTGGAAGGTAATGAAGGACATATTGGTACAGTATTATGCAATAACAGGATTCGTTACAGGTTCTCCAAGGGATGTTCTGCGTGAAGCATTTAAGGCAAACTTGATTTCGGATGATACATGGATGGACATGCTCAAAGTAAGAAATGAACTCGCACATGATTACGATAGTGAGATTGTGAAAACATATTGTAACACAATTGTGAAAGAGTATATTGCTTCCCAGCCGGATCATATTTTGTCAATATTATGA
- a CDS encoding nucleotidyltransferase family protein, which produces MKADEVISRVADLCREHGAKKVILYGSRAKGTAGERSDIDIAVSGGADFDELLEKVEELPTLYSVDLLNMDTCRNDLLMEDIKQYGREI; this is translated from the coding sequence ATGAAAGCAGATGAAGTGATAAGCCGGGTTGCGGATCTTTGCAGAGAGCATGGTGCGAAAAAAGTGATTTTATATGGATCGCGGGCAAAAGGGACAGCCGGGGAACGCAGTGACATAGATATTGCGGTGTCCGGCGGGGCTGATTTTGATGAGCTGCTTGAAAAAGTCGAAGAACTGCCGACCTTGTACAGTGTTGATTTATTAAATATGGATACCTGTAGGAATGATTTATTGATGGAGGATATAAAACAATATGGACGCGAAATTTGA